A genomic region of Candidatus Eremiobacteraceae bacterium contains the following coding sequences:
- a CDS encoding EAL domain-containing protein, which yields MSVALRVLFVVDDEAHEQAMLAELCSAGFSVEHDRAENEGSVRRALTSARWDILLCDSRVGNLSGLKILSVIRDAAPSIPVAIVSRVSGENNTSEYLQAGACDFIARDEFAKLAPCVRREVASLRSSSGGDVSDDRIRLLTAVIENWDAGVIVYDAVIHEDGFNRIVYANEAVRRYTGFSPAELVGKSPDIFYRGDEHAAARLQIQAAVRAGRACRVDLTHADANGLPMQVEMQTYPIRNAEGMITNWMAVRSDVTAHKRAEEERRATETRLQLLMSQLPVAVLTYDLSMRNTSATGAELRLFRIPLAAMTGMNLRELIRPDDPYRDAVLSMHERAHDGESSSIVKEDENGSFETFVEPFRNADGVIVGSVTVLVDVTERVRAETALRAEESRSRVILEGLPAIVWSVDTDLRWGYSMGAGLKQLGQTPSQMQGVPLSEYFQTDDPDFPPIAAHRRALAGETVNYDITWDNRTNRCHIEPLRDADGNITGVIGIALDVTEEIAAKESVRAAESRVEMLVRQLPALMVTIDPDMHVTWSAGAALSALGLQPAQVDGMNLNGFAADDHPGRIVYRAVRAALAGESAAFDYAWSGRRFNARVEPMRDSSGNISGALGVAVDITEQHRVEEALRKSELSLAAAQEVAHLGNWERDLITRETIWSDECSRIFGLAPGQEKLESDWFYRFDHPDDAETVRRKVAEATSTHTSYNIDHRIIRRDGAVRWVHEQGEFVVDASGVPVKMIGTVLDITDRKQAEDRLAYLAHHDALTDLPNRLMLDDRLSQTIAHAERNGRIASVLFLDLDRFKNINDTLGHAAGDKLLRNVAERLQACLRTGDTVARSGGDEFIIVLADVAHLDDIGIVAGRIVESFAKPFSIDGRELFVSASVGISVFPFDGRAVDDLLRCADTAMYQAKDMGRNNFHFFTANMHANAVARLALEGDLRHAAERGELILHFQPVLDLPTGQIVGAEALLRWKHPKRGLIEPADFVPLAEETGLIVPIGEWVLRTACGQARRWRDHGHDGVRVMVNISPRQFQDRKLGAVIDRALSDAALPADHLELEITESVIMRDTDETIRALKDLKAKGIRLSVDDFGTGYSSLGYLKLFPVDALKIDRSFVRDISVDEFDEAIASSIIGLARSLRLRVIAEGVETGTQLAFLRRAGCDEMQGHLFSKAVPAQEFEALLFEDRRLDIAG from the coding sequence ATGAGCGTCGCGCTGCGGGTCCTATTCGTCGTCGACGATGAAGCGCACGAACAGGCGATGCTCGCAGAGCTTTGCAGCGCCGGGTTTTCCGTCGAGCACGATCGCGCAGAGAACGAAGGCAGTGTCCGCCGCGCGCTGACGTCCGCGCGCTGGGATATCCTGCTGTGTGATTCTCGCGTCGGCAATCTGAGCGGGCTCAAGATTCTCTCCGTCATCCGCGACGCGGCGCCTAGCATTCCAGTAGCGATCGTTTCGCGCGTCTCCGGCGAGAACAACACCTCCGAATACCTGCAGGCCGGTGCCTGCGACTTCATCGCACGAGATGAGTTCGCAAAGCTCGCGCCTTGCGTTCGTCGCGAAGTGGCGAGCCTCCGAAGTTCCTCCGGCGGCGACGTCTCGGATGACCGGATCCGGCTGCTGACCGCCGTGATCGAAAACTGGGATGCCGGCGTGATCGTATACGATGCGGTGATCCACGAGGACGGATTCAACCGGATTGTCTACGCGAACGAAGCGGTGCGCCGCTATACCGGATTCAGTCCGGCGGAGCTCGTCGGAAAGAGCCCAGACATCTTCTATCGCGGCGACGAGCATGCTGCCGCGCGTCTGCAGATCCAAGCCGCTGTCCGCGCGGGTCGAGCCTGCCGCGTGGACCTAACGCACGCGGACGCGAATGGCTTACCGATGCAAGTCGAGATGCAGACGTACCCGATCCGCAATGCCGAGGGCATGATCACGAATTGGATGGCGGTGCGCAGCGACGTCACGGCGCACAAACGCGCCGAAGAGGAACGCCGCGCGACTGAGACGCGGTTGCAATTGCTCATGTCGCAGTTGCCTGTCGCGGTGCTCACGTATGATCTATCGATGCGCAACACGTCTGCGACCGGCGCCGAGCTGAGGCTTTTCCGCATCCCGCTCGCCGCCATGACGGGCATGAACCTGCGCGAGCTCATCAGGCCGGACGATCCGTATAGAGACGCCGTGCTCAGCATGCACGAACGGGCGCATGACGGAGAGTCGTCGTCGATCGTCAAAGAAGACGAAAACGGCTCCTTCGAGACGTTCGTCGAGCCGTTCCGAAATGCCGACGGCGTCATCGTGGGTTCCGTCACCGTTCTCGTAGACGTCACCGAACGGGTTCGAGCAGAGACCGCGCTTCGCGCCGAAGAATCGCGCTCGCGCGTCATTCTCGAAGGTTTGCCCGCCATCGTTTGGAGCGTCGACACGGACCTTCGCTGGGGTTACAGCATGGGCGCGGGGCTTAAGCAGCTCGGCCAAACCCCAAGCCAGATGCAAGGCGTGCCGCTTAGCGAGTACTTCCAGACCGACGACCCGGATTTTCCGCCGATCGCCGCCCATCGGCGCGCGCTTGCCGGCGAGACCGTCAACTACGATATCACGTGGGATAACCGCACCAATCGTTGCCATATAGAACCGCTGAGAGACGCGGACGGCAACATCACGGGCGTGATCGGCATCGCGTTAGACGTGACGGAAGAGATCGCAGCGAAGGAATCGGTCCGCGCCGCCGAGAGCAGAGTCGAAATGCTGGTCCGGCAGCTGCCTGCACTTATGGTCACGATCGATCCCGACATGCACGTGACCTGGAGCGCCGGTGCCGCGCTTTCGGCGCTCGGGCTGCAGCCCGCGCAGGTCGACGGCATGAACCTCAACGGCTTCGCCGCGGACGATCACCCCGGCCGAATCGTCTACCGCGCCGTGCGGGCCGCGCTCGCCGGCGAATCCGCCGCGTTCGATTACGCGTGGAGCGGCCGCCGCTTCAACGCTCGCGTCGAACCGATGCGCGATTCGTCCGGGAACATCTCGGGCGCGCTCGGTGTCGCCGTGGATATCACCGAACAGCATCGGGTCGAAGAAGCGCTGCGCAAGAGCGAGCTGTCGCTGGCCGCCGCTCAAGAAGTCGCGCATCTCGGCAATTGGGAACGCGATTTGATCACGCGCGAGACGATATGGTCGGATGAGTGCAGCCGCATATTCGGTTTGGCCCCGGGTCAGGAAAAGCTGGAGTCTGACTGGTTCTACCGATTCGATCATCCGGACGATGCGGAGACGGTACGCCGCAAAGTCGCTGAAGCCACGTCCACCCACACGTCATACAATATCGATCACCGCATCATCCGCCGCGACGGCGCGGTTCGCTGGGTGCACGAACAGGGCGAATTCGTCGTCGACGCAAGCGGCGTGCCGGTGAAGATGATCGGGACGGTCCTTGACATCACGGACCGCAAGCAAGCCGAAGACCGGCTCGCCTATCTCGCGCACCACGATGCGCTCACCGATCTCCCGAACCGTCTCATGCTCGACGACCGCCTCTCCCAAACGATTGCGCACGCCGAGCGGAATGGGCGGATCGCGAGCGTGCTGTTCCTCGACCTCGACCGGTTCAAGAACATCAACGACACGTTGGGGCATGCCGCGGGAGATAAACTGCTGCGCAACGTCGCGGAGCGTCTGCAGGCGTGTTTACGGACGGGCGACACCGTCGCGCGGTCGGGCGGCGATGAGTTCATCATCGTCCTCGCTGACGTCGCGCACCTCGACGACATCGGAATCGTCGCGGGCCGGATCGTCGAATCGTTCGCCAAACCGTTCTCGATCGACGGTCGCGAGCTGTTTGTCAGCGCGAGCGTCGGCATAAGCGTCTTCCCGTTCGATGGCCGCGCCGTCGACGATCTGCTGCGTTGTGCGGACACGGCGATGTACCAGGCGAAGGACATGGGGCGCAACAACTTCCATTTCTTCACCGCGAACATGCACGCGAACGCAGTCGCGCGGCTCGCGCTCGAGGGCGATCTTCGGCATGCGGCAGAGCGCGGCGAGCTCATCTTGCATTTCCAACCTGTGCTTGACTTACCGACCGGACAGATCGTCGGGGCCGAAGCGCTTCTCCGATGGAAGCATCCCAAGCGCGGGCTGATCGAGCCCGCGGACTTCGTGCCTCTTGCGGAAGAGACCGGCCTGATCGTGCCGATCGGCGAGTGGGTGCTCCGCACCGCGTGCGGTCAGGCGCGCCGCTGGCGCGATCACGGCCACGACGGCGTCAGAGTGATGGTGAACATCTCGCCGCGGCAGTTCCAGGACCGTAAGCTCGGCGCCGTGATCGATCGCGCGCTCTCCGACGCGGCCCTGCCGGCCGACCATTTGGAGCTCGAGATAACGGAGTCCGTCATCATGCGTGACACGGACGAAACGATTCGCGCGCTCAAAGATCTCAAGGCCAAAGGAATCCGGCTCTCGGTCGACGATTTCGGTACCGGCTACAGCTCCCTTGGCTACCTCAAGTTGTTTCCGGTCGACGCGCTGAAGATCGATCGGTCATTCGTGCGCGACATCTCGGTCGACGAATTCGACGAGGCCATCGCATCATCCATCATCGGCCTCGCGCGCAGTTTGCGGCTGCGCGTGATCGCCGAAGGGGTCGAGACGGGCACGCAGCTCGCGTTTCTGCGCCGCGCCGGCTGCGACGAGATGCAAGGGCATCTGTTCAGCAAAGCCGTGCCGGCGCAAGAATTCGAAGCGCTTCTCTTCGAAGACCGGCGCCTAGATATCGCCGGCTAG
- the thiS gene encoding sulfur carrier protein ThiS, producing MSAVAVIVNGRSTSVQRGSTIAELVKQLGLVANAVVVEFNGEPLLREQFTTTELEAGDAVEIAHMVGGG from the coding sequence GTGAGCGCCGTCGCCGTGATCGTCAATGGGAGGTCGACCTCTGTCCAGCGCGGGTCCACCATCGCCGAGCTCGTCAAACAATTGGGTCTCGTCGCAAACGCCGTCGTCGTCGAGTTCAACGGTGAACCGCTTCTGCGCGAACAGTTCACCACGACAGAGCTCGAAGCCGGCGATGCCGTTGAGATCGCGCACATGGTCGGCGGCGGTTGA
- a CDS encoding thiazole synthase, translating to MTDQLQIGGRAFESRLIVGTGKFASAEVMAESIEASGAEMATVALRRVDLSTPTNPITDFIDRSKVLILPNTSGAATAEEAIRLARLARTAGLPAWIKVEVIPDPRYLMPDPIETLRACEQLVEDGFTVLPYIHADPVLAKRLEEVGAAAVMPLAAPIGSGRGLRMRDAIQIIIEQATVPIIVDAGLGVPSHAAAAMEMGADAVLVNTAIATAGDPPAMARAFAQGVSAGRLAYLAGRAPERTHARASSPLSGLLASTAR from the coding sequence TTGACCGATCAGCTTCAAATCGGCGGACGGGCGTTCGAGTCGCGCCTCATCGTCGGCACGGGTAAATTCGCCAGCGCCGAGGTCATGGCCGAATCCATCGAAGCGTCGGGAGCCGAGATGGCGACCGTCGCGCTTCGCCGCGTCGATCTTTCCACGCCGACAAATCCGATCACCGATTTCATCGACCGGTCGAAAGTGCTGATCCTGCCGAACACCTCGGGTGCCGCGACGGCCGAGGAAGCCATACGTCTGGCGCGCCTCGCCCGGACCGCCGGTTTGCCGGCGTGGATCAAAGTCGAAGTCATCCCCGATCCGCGCTATCTGATGCCGGATCCGATCGAGACACTGCGCGCGTGCGAGCAGCTGGTGGAAGACGGCTTTACCGTGCTGCCCTACATCCATGCGGACCCGGTGCTCGCGAAGCGCCTCGAAGAGGTTGGCGCAGCCGCGGTGATGCCGCTCGCCGCACCGATCGGCTCGGGTCGGGGGCTGCGCATGCGTGACGCGATTCAGATCATCATCGAGCAGGCAACGGTGCCGATCATCGTCGACGCGGGCCTCGGCGTTCCGTCTCACGCGGCCGCAGCGATGGAGATGGGAGCCGATGCTGTCCTCGTCAACACGGCGATCGCGACAGCGGGAGATCCGCCGGCCATGGCCCGCGCATTTGCCCAAGGCGTCAGCGCCGGACGTCTTGCGTACTTGGCGGGTCGCGCGCCGGAGCGCACACACGCTCGCGCGTCTAGTCCGCTGAGCGGGCTCCTCGCATCCACGGCCCGCTGA
- a CDS encoding zinc-binding dehydrogenase, with translation MRAVFASRLGGDAPLDNLSIGERPEPQPGPGEVRVRVHAATLNRHDYFTLQGVVAYPFEPPRILGCDAAGIVDRYGPDRPPDSPDPGTPVAIYPVTFCGRCAGCGSGDPMLCARFTLLSDGDREGSFGDFLVVPAKCVLPKPETLSFAQTAALGTTFLTAYRMLFVKAALMPGQSVLVQGAGGGLATAAISLACAAGLTVYVSSRSAERLEAAQRIGARHAVLAGRDAAKTILKLSGGGVDAVIESVGEATWATSLRALRQGGTIVVSGATAGPNPPADLARVFWRQLQIKGSSMGTIQEFRDLLHFVATRDIKPLIDHVYPAEHARDAFVRLAAGDVFGKLALSFE, from the coding sequence ATGCGCGCGGTTTTTGCGTCTCGACTCGGCGGCGATGCGCCGCTCGATAATCTCTCGATCGGTGAACGGCCGGAGCCGCAGCCCGGACCGGGCGAGGTCCGCGTGCGCGTGCATGCGGCCACGCTCAATCGACACGACTACTTCACGCTGCAGGGCGTCGTGGCATATCCGTTCGAGCCGCCGCGTATCCTCGGTTGCGACGCGGCGGGCATCGTCGATCGATACGGTCCGGATCGGCCGCCGGATTCGCCGGACCCGGGCACGCCTGTCGCGATCTATCCGGTGACATTTTGCGGTAGGTGCGCCGGATGCGGGTCCGGTGACCCGATGCTGTGCGCTCGATTCACCCTGCTCAGCGACGGCGATCGCGAAGGATCGTTCGGCGACTTCCTCGTCGTGCCGGCGAAGTGCGTTTTGCCCAAACCTGAAACGCTATCGTTCGCGCAAACCGCCGCGTTGGGAACGACCTTCCTAACGGCCTATCGGATGCTCTTCGTCAAAGCCGCGCTTATGCCGGGCCAAAGCGTTCTCGTCCAGGGCGCGGGCGGCGGACTCGCGACCGCCGCGATCTCCCTTGCTTGCGCGGCGGGCCTCACCGTGTACGTCTCATCGCGATCGGCTGAGCGACTCGAAGCGGCGCAACGGATCGGTGCGCGGCATGCGGTGCTCGCGGGTCGAGATGCGGCGAAGACCATTCTCAAACTCTCCGGCGGTGGTGTGGACGCCGTCATCGAGTCGGTCGGTGAAGCGACGTGGGCGACGAGCTTGCGCGCGCTGAGACAAGGCGGAACGATCGTCGTCTCCGGCGCCACTGCCGGCCCGAATCCGCCGGCTGATCTCGCGCGCGTGTTCTGGCGGCAATTGCAGATCAAAGGATCGAGCATGGGCACGATCCAGGAGTTCCGCGACTTACTGCATTTCGTCGCCACACGCGATATCAAACCGCTCATCGATCACGTCTATCCGGCAGAACATGCGCGCGACGCGTTCGTCCGGCTCGCCGCCGGCGATGTCTTCGGCAAGCTGGCCCTCTCTTTCGAATAG
- a CDS encoding DUF4337 family protein, protein MSERYTTGEAMEHVEHAREALEKTEHFLLKHVPLAAAALAVFAGLSSLLGARTGEAMLATRTEAVLSQARATDDWNEYEADSLKAHLNETVGVLAATPTGKSELATAATLYRSRQGPIRERALASERKRDDDIEQSARLERRKQQFDIAVALAEIAIVLTSVAAMTKQPSLFVTAACLALAGVVFDVLGFII, encoded by the coding sequence ATGAGCGAACGCTATACGACCGGCGAAGCGATGGAACACGTCGAGCACGCCCGTGAAGCACTCGAGAAGACCGAGCACTTCTTGCTTAAGCACGTGCCGCTCGCAGCTGCCGCGCTTGCTGTGTTCGCAGGACTTTCGAGTCTCTTGGGCGCCAGGACCGGCGAGGCGATGCTCGCCACCCGCACCGAAGCGGTGCTATCGCAAGCGCGCGCGACCGACGATTGGAACGAATACGAAGCCGACAGCCTCAAGGCGCACCTGAACGAGACGGTCGGCGTGCTTGCCGCAACGCCAACCGGCAAGAGCGAGCTGGCGACCGCCGCGACGCTGTATCGATCGCGCCAGGGTCCGATTCGCGAGAGAGCGCTCGCAAGCGAGCGAAAGCGCGACGACGACATCGAGCAGTCGGCGCGGCTCGAGCGCCGCAAACAGCAATTCGACATTGCGGTCGCGCTCGCGGAGATCGCGATCGTGCTCACGTCGGTGGCTGCGATGACGAAGCAGCCCAGTCTTTTTGTGACGGCGGCATGCCTCGCGCTAGCGGGCGTCGTGTTCGACGTTCTCGGGTTCATCATTTGA
- a CDS encoding NAD(P)/FAD-dependent oxidoreductase: MHGSMDVFDITVIGGGPSGLFALFYAGMRGARAKVIDVLPELGGQLYALYPEKYIYDMPGFPAIIAQDLVKGCVDQAFQWPHAKCLEERVLNIERGENDILTITTDKSRHFTKAVVLTTGIGAFSPRKLAAPSAAGFEGRGLYYYARSFDEFAGKNVVIVGGGDSAVDYALALEPRSASVTVVHRSAFRAHAATVDRLRASKALIRQPDFEIEAVHGDGSVEAVTVVNKKTKETYRHECDSILCALGFVSDLGTLKEWGIAVEGNGIIVDTATQETSVKGIYAAGDVVSHAGKLKLIACGTSEAAIAVNQAMHYINPSDKIHPIHSSNLTLPITATLSDVR; encoded by the coding sequence ATGCACGGTAGCATGGACGTTTTCGACATCACGGTAATCGGCGGCGGACCGAGCGGGCTCTTCGCGCTCTTCTATGCCGGCATGCGCGGCGCGAGGGCGAAGGTCATCGACGTGCTGCCCGAACTTGGCGGCCAGCTCTACGCTTTGTATCCCGAGAAATACATCTACGACATGCCGGGTTTTCCGGCGATCATCGCACAGGATCTCGTGAAGGGCTGCGTCGATCAAGCGTTCCAGTGGCCGCACGCGAAGTGCCTCGAAGAACGGGTGCTGAACATCGAGCGCGGCGAGAACGATATCCTCACCATCACGACCGACAAAAGCCGTCATTTCACAAAGGCGGTGGTTTTGACGACCGGTATCGGCGCGTTCTCCCCGCGCAAGCTCGCGGCACCGAGCGCCGCCGGATTCGAAGGACGCGGTCTCTATTACTATGCGCGATCGTTCGACGAATTCGCCGGCAAGAACGTGGTGATCGTCGGAGGCGGTGATTCCGCAGTGGATTACGCGCTCGCGCTCGAGCCGCGCTCGGCGAGTGTAACTGTGGTCCACCGTTCGGCATTCCGCGCGCACGCGGCCACGGTCGACCGTTTGCGTGCGTCGAAAGCGTTGATCCGCCAACCCGATTTTGAGATCGAAGCCGTGCACGGCGACGGCTCCGTCGAAGCGGTCACCGTGGTCAACAAGAAGACGAAGGAGACGTACCGGCACGAATGCGACTCGATCTTATGCGCGCTTGGTTTCGTCTCTGACCTGGGCACCCTCAAGGAGTGGGGCATCGCCGTGGAAGGCAACGGCATCATCGTGGACACCGCCACGCAGGAGACGAGCGTGAAAGGCATCTACGCGGCGGGCGATGTCGTGAGCCATGCCGGAAAACTAAAGCTGATCGCATGCGGCACGTCCGAAGCCGCGATAGCGGTCAACCAAGCGATGCATTACATCAACCCATCCGACAAGATCCACCCCATCCATTCAAGCAACCTGACGCTTCCCATCACGGCCACCCTTTCAGACGTCCGCTGA
- a CDS encoding TQO small subunit DoxD, producing MADFKNCGAWLAVFRILTGGIWLDHAYGKLTDPQWAAPNGTCFQILTGMSNGTSGIYHDFVTGVALPNIGLFANLVMWGETLVGISLVLGFLSRLGGLAGFLLVLQYFAAKGAYAHIDAYAGLETTTAILTVINLVLPTGTVFGIDALFGRRKGGRGPG from the coding sequence ATGGCTGATTTCAAGAACTGCGGCGCATGGCTCGCCGTTTTTCGCATTCTGACCGGCGGGATCTGGCTGGACCACGCATACGGAAAGCTCACCGACCCGCAGTGGGCCGCACCGAACGGCACGTGTTTTCAGATTCTCACGGGGATGTCCAACGGCACGTCCGGGATCTATCACGATTTCGTCACTGGAGTCGCGCTGCCGAACATCGGTCTGTTCGCAAATCTCGTCATGTGGGGCGAGACGCTTGTCGGCATATCGCTCGTTCTCGGATTCCTTTCGCGGCTCGGCGGCCTCGCCGGATTCCTGCTCGTGCTGCAATATTTCGCGGCGAAAGGCGCCTATGCACATATCGATGCGTACGCCGGATTGGAGACGACGACCGCGATTCTGACGGTGATCAATCTCGTTCTTCCGACGGGCACCGTCTTTGGAATTGACGCGCTGTTCGGTCGCCGAAAAGGGGGCCGCGGCCCCGGCTGA
- the thiE gene encoding thiamine phosphate synthase, which yields MRSRTWSAAVDRLPPSDRLASVRLYLITDAAPTVRPIEKFLEEAVGGGVDMVQLREKSLDDLTLLDVARRCASTCRRLGVPFIVNDRPDIALLAHADGVHLGQDDLPAADARRIVGSDAIIGLSTHSRAQVDAALASSVDYLGVGPVWETPTKPGRAAAGLDLVSYAGAHAAKPFFAIGGIDPSTVADVIGAGAKSVSVLRWIAQSEQPRSAAQAMLRALSLAGDI from the coding sequence TTGAGATCGCGCACATGGTCGGCGGCGGTTGACCGCTTGCCGCCATCCGATCGCCTGGCCTCGGTCCGGCTCTATCTCATAACGGACGCGGCGCCCACGGTTCGGCCGATAGAGAAATTTCTCGAGGAGGCGGTCGGCGGCGGCGTGGACATGGTTCAGCTGCGCGAGAAATCGCTGGATGATCTGACATTGCTCGACGTCGCGCGCCGCTGCGCATCGACGTGCCGCCGGCTCGGCGTGCCGTTCATCGTAAACGATCGGCCCGACATCGCCCTGCTGGCGCATGCCGACGGCGTCCATCTCGGTCAAGACGACCTGCCCGCTGCCGATGCGAGACGGATCGTGGGAAGCGATGCGATCATCGGACTATCCACGCACTCGCGGGCGCAGGTGGATGCTGCGCTTGCGTCGTCCGTCGACTACCTCGGCGTCGGGCCCGTCTGGGAGACGCCCACGAAACCCGGTCGTGCCGCAGCGGGGCTCGACCTCGTCAGCTACGCCGGCGCGCATGCTGCGAAACCGTTTTTCGCGATAGGCGGGATCGACCCATCAACTGTTGCCGACGTCATCGGCGCGGGCGCGAAGTCGGTCTCGGTGTTGCGTTGGATCGCTCAGTCGGAACAACCGCGCAGTGCGGCGCAGGCGATGCTGCGCGCGCTCTCGCTAGCCGGCGATATCTAG
- the thiH gene encoding 2-iminoacetate synthase ThiH: MTFSESFQSGAIRSALARAESADSDAIRASLATSPVTLDSMAALLSPAGLEAFADVAARARQITIERFGRTMQLFAPLYLSNECVCTCTYCGFSQGLDIRRKTLRLTEVATESELLARRGIRNVLLVSAEHPKRVSADYVAACIREVKARIPYVALEIAAAEEPDYRAYADAGCDGVVLYQETYDETVYAAHHLGGPKKRYAWRMDALERAGKAGMRNLGIGALLGLADWRFDALALFAHARFLERHCWRSQINLSFPRINPAEGGYVPNHPVDDAALAQLVCVFRLAFPTAGIFLSTREPAKLRDRLATLGVTHMSAGSSTEPGGYEHPGDAGGQFDLEDLRAPEEVARALRAAGYDPVFKDWETMTEPAAVSRA, encoded by the coding sequence ATGACTTTTTCCGAATCGTTCCAAAGCGGGGCGATACGCTCCGCGCTTGCGCGTGCTGAATCTGCCGACTCGGACGCAATACGCGCGAGCCTCGCGACTTCGCCGGTGACGCTCGACTCGATGGCGGCGCTTCTATCGCCGGCAGGCCTCGAAGCGTTCGCAGACGTCGCCGCACGCGCGCGGCAGATCACGATCGAGCGATTCGGCAGAACCATGCAGCTGTTCGCGCCGCTCTACCTCAGCAACGAATGCGTCTGCACGTGCACGTACTGCGGTTTCTCCCAAGGTCTGGACATCCGCCGCAAGACGCTGCGGCTCACCGAGGTCGCGACGGAATCCGAGCTGCTTGCGCGGCGAGGAATTCGCAACGTCCTTCTCGTCTCTGCGGAACATCCGAAGCGCGTGAGCGCAGACTACGTCGCCGCATGCATCCGCGAGGTCAAAGCCAGGATTCCATATGTCGCGCTCGAGATCGCCGCTGCCGAGGAACCGGATTATCGGGCATACGCCGACGCCGGCTGCGACGGAGTCGTCTTGTATCAAGAGACGTACGATGAGACCGTGTACGCAGCCCACCACTTAGGCGGTCCAAAGAAACGATATGCCTGGCGTATGGATGCGCTCGAGCGCGCCGGCAAGGCCGGAATGCGCAATCTCGGGATCGGTGCGCTTCTCGGATTGGCGGACTGGCGTTTCGACGCGCTTGCGCTCTTCGCGCACGCGCGCTTTCTCGAACGCCATTGCTGGCGTTCGCAGATCAACCTCTCCTTTCCGCGCATCAATCCGGCCGAAGGCGGATACGTTCCGAATCACCCGGTCGACGACGCGGCCCTCGCTCAGCTGGTCTGCGTTTTCCGGTTGGCGTTCCCGACCGCCGGCATCTTTCTTTCGACGCGCGAGCCGGCGAAACTGCGAGATCGGCTTGCGACTCTTGGCGTGACGCATATGAGCGCCGGCTCGAGCACGGAACCAGGCGGCTACGAACATCCCGGCGATGCGGGCGGCCAGTTCGATTTGGAAGATTTGCGAGCGCCGGAAGAGGTTGCGCGCGCCCTGCGAGCCGCGGGATACGATCCCGTGTTCAAAGATTGGGAGACCATGACCGAACCCGCCGCGGTATCGCGAGCGTGA
- a CDS encoding beta-propeller fold lactonase family protein produces MIRPSAALAVVAVLATSGADFDATRSGGPAAAHVIVTPRDAAVFAGGSLRMHAVVVGSTTENEPITWWLFGSGHIDGDGTYHAPAVGGDVNSIVAAAKSGAGSSRIAIVAPPPARAPVAIVACYGDGAVDVRESGGAGSYGRAAIGGALGGIAVSHDGTVALATDDERVVSVDLNTMTARPSKAVTGARFSEAASLRDGLFAVTDANAGPQDAGVFVFRASASTVPELVASAPAGETPEGLAADPDGRTVYVTAVNSNSIVRFTVSENGALRRTGSAQTGTRPFGVSLAARRGLLLVADNDTPTLSGRASRPGLEFFTLPSMRRIGSPVATGSANALPLGIAVDEQADRAFVTNEGDDDVAVYSLRTFARLATLRVGRTPWLPAVDQSRHLLYVPDARDDSVDAFDTRSLHLSAMRAATCAYPIAIGVAR; encoded by the coding sequence TTGATACGCCCGTCAGCCGCATTGGCCGTTGTCGCCGTCCTGGCGACATCCGGCGCAGACTTCGATGCGACGCGCTCCGGCGGCCCCGCGGCGGCCCACGTCATCGTCACGCCGCGCGATGCCGCCGTCTTCGCGGGCGGGTCGCTTCGCATGCATGCCGTCGTCGTCGGTTCGACCACGGAGAATGAACCAATAACGTGGTGGCTGTTCGGATCCGGTCATATCGACGGAGATGGGACCTACCATGCACCCGCGGTCGGCGGTGACGTCAACTCGATCGTCGCGGCCGCAAAGAGCGGCGCCGGTTCTTCACGGATTGCGATCGTGGCGCCGCCGCCGGCGCGCGCGCCGGTCGCGATCGTGGCATGTTATGGCGATGGCGCAGTCGACGTTCGAGAATCTGGCGGCGCCGGTTCGTATGGCCGCGCCGCGATCGGCGGCGCGCTCGGCGGCATTGCGGTTTCACACGATGGCACGGTCGCGCTCGCCACAGACGACGAGCGCGTTGTTTCCGTGGATCTCAACACGATGACCGCTCGGCCTTCGAAGGCGGTGACCGGCGCGCGGTTCAGCGAGGCGGCCTCATTGCGCGATGGTCTCTTCGCCGTGACCGACGCAAACGCGGGCCCGCAGGATGCCGGGGTCTTCGTCTTCAGAGCGTCGGCTTCGACCGTGCCGGAGCTGGTCGCGTCCGCGCCGGCGGGTGAGACGCCCGAAGGGCTTGCGGCAGATCCGGACGGCCGGACCGTCTACGTCACGGCAGTCAATTCGAACTCGATCGTGCGTTTCACCGTCAGCGAGAACGGCGCGTTGCGCCGCACCGGTTCGGCGCAGACGGGCACGCGTCCGTTCGGCGTCTCGCTCGCCGCGCGCCGCGGACTTCTGCTCGTGGCAGACAACGACACGCCGACGCTCAGCGGACGTGCGTCGCGACCGGGCTTGGAGTTCTTCACGTTGCCTTCGATGCGCAGGATCGGATCGCCGGTCGCGACCGGATCGGCGAACGCTTTGCCTCTCGGCATCGCCGTGGACGAACAAGCGGATCGCGCGTTCGTCACCAACGAAGGGGACGACGACGTGGCGGTATACTCGCTTCGGACCTTTGCGCGGCTAGCCACGCTTCGCGTCGGTCGGACTCCGTGGCTGCCGGCCGTCGACCAGAGCCGTCATCTGCTCTACGTTCCCGACGCGCGCGACGACTCGGTCGACGCCTTCGACACGCGATCTCTTCACCTCAGCGCCATGCGCGCTGCGACATGCGCGTACCCGATCGCCATCGGCGTCGCGAGATAG